One Streptomyces sp. V4I8 genomic window carries:
- a CDS encoding GNAT family N-acetyltransferase has protein sequence MTLATPILHTPRLRLRPFTEADADPLFALHSSAYVLRYWDSPPWTERARADRFIAMCRKMEDEGTGARVAIDRASDGAFVGWCGLTGWNPDYRSASLGYVLDEAMWGHGYATEAAHAVLQWAFDTLDLNRVQAETDTRNEASARVLEKIGFVREGTLREDCVVNGEVSDSWVFGLIRREWRPTAVPIPAREDRR, from the coding sequence ATGACTTTGGCCACCCCCATATTGCACACCCCTCGCCTGCGACTGCGCCCCTTCACCGAAGCCGACGCGGACCCCCTGTTCGCGCTGCACAGCAGCGCCTACGTGCTGCGCTACTGGGACTCCCCGCCATGGACCGAACGGGCCCGCGCCGATCGCTTCATCGCGATGTGCCGGAAGATGGAGGATGAAGGGACCGGGGCGCGGGTGGCCATCGACCGTGCTTCTGACGGTGCGTTCGTCGGCTGGTGCGGTCTGACCGGATGGAACCCGGACTACCGCAGCGCGTCATTGGGCTACGTCCTCGACGAGGCGATGTGGGGCCACGGCTACGCGACGGAGGCCGCGCACGCCGTGCTGCAGTGGGCATTCGACACACTGGACCTGAATCGAGTCCAGGCCGAGACCGACACGCGCAACGAGGCATCCGCCCGAGTCCTGGAGAAGATCGGATTCGTGCGTGAAGGGACGTTGCGGGAAGACTGCGTCGTGAACGGCGAGGTATCCGACTCGTGGGTGTTCGGGTTGATCAGGCGAGAGTGGCGGCCGACGGCCGTGCCGATTCCAGCCCGCGAAGATCGGCGTTAG